The following proteins come from a genomic window of Paenibacillus sp. CAA11:
- a CDS encoding EAL domain-containing protein, translated as MGTFKLLLDYRMDIKSLDEAAYHLLGDLVGRPLTDALSTVSTEDKEGRLQARMLPHLSRGHSISHVLRLKTVWGEMQVQVLFVPHLLQRRLCEILVLGYRDPLQQQPMRLTQRVKAPLNPMGRKREGLLDRLEEALRREEFYLDYQPQIDLKNGQVTGVEAFVRWRDRSGLVLTAADFMVAAEQSGMIHPIGDWVMRTAFRHFKTLVDRGTAPSRLSINLSAGQLLSEDFISRVKQILKESCLDSSYVNFEITESITIYSERVLQILYALKELGTGMALDNFGTGYSSINYIQRLPIDLVKIDKSLLVNLEQDRKHQSMVKSIIAAANELEVSVVAKGVECREQLDFLTGTACKEAQGFYFSKPSSLEELERNYL; from the coding sequence ATGGGGACCTTCAAACTGCTGCTCGATTATCGCATGGACATCAAATCGCTGGATGAGGCCGCCTATCATCTGTTGGGGGACCTGGTTGGACGCCCCTTAACCGATGCGCTCAGTACGGTAAGTACTGAGGATAAGGAGGGCAGACTGCAGGCAAGGATGCTACCGCATTTATCCCGCGGGCACAGCATAAGCCATGTGCTTCGTCTTAAGACAGTATGGGGAGAAATGCAGGTTCAGGTTTTATTTGTTCCGCACTTGCTTCAACGCAGGCTCTGCGAAATTCTGGTACTGGGCTACCGTGATCCGCTGCAGCAGCAGCCTATGCGATTGACACAGCGAGTGAAGGCTCCCTTGAACCCTATGGGCAGAAAACGCGAAGGCTTGCTGGACCGGCTGGAGGAGGCGCTGCGCCGGGAAGAGTTCTACCTTGACTATCAGCCTCAGATCGATCTCAAGAACGGGCAAGTCACAGGCGTCGAGGCTTTTGTTAGATGGAGAGACCGATCCGGCCTTGTACTGACCGCTGCCGACTTTATGGTGGCTGCTGAACAGAGCGGAATGATTCATCCGATTGGGGACTGGGTAATGCGGACAGCCTTCCGCCATTTCAAAACCTTGGTGGACCGCGGAACAGCGCCATCCAGGCTCAGTATTAATCTCTCCGCAGGTCAGCTCTTAAGCGAGGATTTTATCAGCCGAGTGAAGCAGATCCTGAAGGAATCCTGTCTGGACTCATCTTATGTGAACTTTGAAATCACGGAATCTATTACGATCTATTCGGAACGGGTGCTTCAAATTCTGTATGCACTCAAGGAGCTAGGCACAGGGATGGCTTTGGATAACTTCGGGACCGGCTACAGCTCCATTAACTATATCCAGCGGCTGCCGATTGATCTTGTGAAGATTGATAAATCGCTGCTTGTCAATCTGGAGCAAGACCGGAAGCATCAATCCATGGTCAAGTCGATTATTGCCGCAGCCAATGAGCTGGAAGTTTCCGTTGTAGCGAAGGGTGTGGAATGTCGGGAGCAGCTTGATTTCTTGACCGGGACAGCCTGTAAGGAAGCTCAGGGCTTTTATTTTAGCAAGCCGTCATCACTCGAAGAACTGGAGCGAAACTATTTATAA